DNA from Brassica napus cultivar Da-Ae chromosome C4, Da-Ae, whole genome shotgun sequence:
GCCTCTTCAATGTCCTCTGGATTTGATGATTCAAAGATCTGCCTAAAGtagctagtagcaatggctaccaatccttcttcatcctcaacaatATTTCCATTTTCATCTAAGAGCTGTGTGATCTTATTTCTTGCTCTTCTTTGCTTTGTCAAGGCatgaaatttttttgtatttatgtcTCCTTCTTTCAACCAAAACACCCGACTCTTCTGTTTCCAGAACATTTCTTCTGTTTAAGAGCATCAGAGAGTTCCTTCAAAGCTGCTGCAATTTACTCAATTGTGGCATTATCATCTGCATACAAGCCCTCTACTTTTTCTTTAAGCTCCTCCACTAATTTTGCCGAATTGACATTATGTTGCCTCCGCCATTCACTTAAGGCTTTCCTACAGCTGGAAATATGTTTCATAATAGTCGCATTGGGAGGAAGATCAGGAGATTTCCATCCCTCAAGGATAACTTGCCTTAACTCCTCATTATCCAGCCATCTTTTATCAAACTTGAACTTTTTTTATCGTCTCATTGGCTTTATAAGTATTTCTGCAAGAATCGGACGATGGTCCGATCCCCATAACCTCATATACTTCACAGTCGAGTGGGAAAACTTCTCATGCCAGTCTGCATTTCCTACTGCTCTGTCTAAGCGACATCGAACAGTTGATCTGCCTGCTCGCTTCCCTACCCAAGAGAGCATGTCCCCCGAGAAAGGAAACTCTAACATCCCACAATCCTTAAGCATCTGCTTAAAAAGAAGGAATGAACTATCAGGGCGTTgtcttgttccttctttctcattatgtcatgtgatttcattaaaatctcctaTCATGAACCAAGGTCCATTTCTTGTTATTGAAAAACGCgtaaaagtggttagtataaacatgaaaagtggtactttcAAAATGGTATTTTTAGCAATTTTCCTATTCtggattatttaaaataactataaattactaaaaatgtttaaaaaattcaCAGTTAAACTTTTGTAATCagtggtttaacttttttgttataacaagatacaaataatcataaaaccgtATGATTATGgtttaacttttatatatataagcatataccatatctattttaatatcttttaaattaaagtatataccatataagaatacctaaatatattaatttcaaaatttgcatcgAAAGTATCgagaccttaatattttaaatttaagatttcaCTAAAAAATGGGGAGAAatgataccacttttcatctttaccaccactaattgaacattttcaaaaataccttctttATTAATTGGCAAAAAACTCTTACACCATTTTTCTCTATATATggagaaattgccacaaataccacattcatagtaccacttttcatatttacactaaccactttgaccctcacttttaatgaaaggtaaaatACACTTACACACAtacggttaactaatctagacttagggtttagagttgagggtggtagggtttttggaatataaaatttacgattctaataaatatataaataaatacttaaaaatataaaaaaattaagaaaatagtttcaaacataatttttgattttcaaaaagaaattaaaaataatttcgaaaaaaatcaaaaaagaaattataaaaaagttcgaatttgaaaaagtataatttgaaaacataaaaaaaaattatttatttatttattatttatttatttatttaaataatgatttattatatatatagaacatgGGTATAagagtatttatttatttattttatttataataatgatttattttatatatatagagaataagGATATAAGAGTCATTTGCCACTTAATTAAGaaggaatttttaaaaatgttcctttagtggtggtaaagatgaaaagtggtaaacatgaaattttcgcctatatacagtatataagaaatcattatttaaataaaaaaattaaaaaaaattagaaaaaaaaattatgttttcgaattatactttttcaaattcgaacttttttataaaatgttttttgaatatttttccaaaattttgtttttttcaaaatttctttttgaaaatcaaaaattatgtttgaaactattttttaaattttttaaaaaattttaagtatttatttatatatttattagaatcttaaatttcacattccaaaaactttatttcacccctcaactctaaaccctaattctagattagttaaccttaggtGTATAAGTGTAttttatccttcattaaaagtgagtgtaaaagtggttagtgtaaacataaaaagtggtactatgattcaatgaatgtggtatttgtgattatggtttattttttttgttacaacaaatatacaaatgtaaataaaatcatataaatattaagtttcgataataaatatttatattaaaatatactctaTATTTACGccaatatcattaaaatttaattatataccatataaaattagaaataattatttttatttatttaccaaaacaattattgtaaataaataagagatgttgttttgatttgtgtttactgtagtttaattatatacataatacataaattaacacaaaataaataaaaatgtataaaaattatttgtatacATAATCTCATCCCCGCGCATGTTGTTTTCAGTAAAATGACATAAACTACCAGTAAATTCGTTTTGTCGATTTATAGGAAAAGTAAGTAGAATAAATAAAGAGATTTAGGGTAAATAAACAAGAGCtgcatgtaataaaaaaaaaaaattgtttaaaaaaaaataatcaattttatgCCTATGATATATAGTACTACCCTTTTTGTAAGACGTACGGAGAAGATCTGAAattgctttttaatttttaaaattgttggagatcttttttttcttttccttttcatctttacttgtttcaatcttacaaaaaaaatattacttgaaTTTAAGATTGCTGTTTAAACAAATACAAATTAGTGAATTACCTTCAAACAAGGGATATTTCATCCAAGATTTTGCTTATAAAATACTACATTCAATTTGCCATAAAGAAGTATACCTTCGAATCTCTTTTAAACAAGCTATATATTTGAAAGAATCTTACTACATCATTCATTCCAAAGTTTAAAAGACATCTAATCTGACATGAAAGATAAATATTCGTTTTCTAACATAATCTAATTTGAAATATCAGAATTCTCTAGGGTCAACAAAAATGGAATTGCCAGGTGGCGATTTAGTCCAGTCACCAACAGAGCCGTCACTATAATCTTCACCAAGCCGTTTAATACACCACAAGTCTTCATCACACGATAGCACCTTCCAATGTGGTATTCCTCTCCGGACCGGCTCTCCTACGGCCAATTCTGCCGCTACGACACCACATCCTCCTTCTTTCGCCAGGTTATGCGCGTGGCCGCACAACGCTTTCACCATTTTCTCCACGCATGGTCCTTCACCACCAATGCCATACATAAAATGAAGTCCAAATGGCTGAAAAATCGCTGGAATAGAcggaattttcaaaaacggtagCGTTTTATCAACCACACGCGTTGTTTTGGCCAACACGCGCCGTAGTCTCGATGCACCACGAACTTCTAACTTAAACGAGTCTTTACAGTTCCACACGCTTAAAACCGCCCAAGAATCAGGTGGATACTCGAGAAACTTAGCTGAACCGGGCCATGACCCGAACCCGGACCCGTAGCAGCTGTCACGTGGAACAGCAATGAATGTTCCAAGCGAGAGTTTGTTGTTAAGAACTGAGTCAATGTCTCGTGGAAAAAACTCGGTTGTGCTAAAGTGTAGCCGGTATAGTGACTCAGCATCCGACGGGTCAAGCCTGAGAACCGTAACCTGATTAGAAATGTTGACCCGGTGTGCGTACACCGGGTTAACCAAAATGGACGGTGTACGAAACTTAGTGTAACCACATTTTCCGGTGAAAAGATTAACCGAAGCGTGATTGTCGTTTTCAGTAGCAATATAGGAATATTCTGCACCGTTTTGATTAAACCATTTCTCTATCTCCTTCACGAGCTGAAACCCTATTCCTAGCCTCCTGCGTTATTAAAAATGTGACGTGATTAACATTAattacttataattaattattataattaattattaattagcGTTAGTTACGtgcattaaatgaaattataaacGAACCTGTGAGTAGGAGAAACGCGGAGGCCCAAAACGTATGCGAGTTTAGTGTAAAGTGGTTTGGTAGTAACATCGAGTGTTTTGCTACCACATGTAACGGTTTTGATACATCCTCGAATCATTCCAACTAACTCTTTCTTATCCTCTGTAGCAATCTCAGCCACCTGTAAGAATTTTCGAAGTGTactaagaattttatttttattattcatttttaattaaaaaacaaaacagtaaAAAGTAAACCAAACACTAAAGCCTTTTGGTTTAGATTTAATTTTTGTGTACTTGCTTCATAATGAGTAAGCTCTCGAATAACTGCAACTTAGAAAAACGgggtattttttatattttatctctaacactaaaagaaaaaaaatcaacttgTTCATGAGTTAGTTCATATATATGcttcataattattttatttttttttaaaaagaattctCTCTAACTAATGATTACTAAGAAATGACATAGAACTTCAAAACGCTCTTTTAATTCAAgcttcatattaaaaaaaaaattgaattaa
Protein-coding regions in this window:
- the LOC106395546 gene encoding LOW QUALITY PROTEIN: probable N-acetyltransferase HLS1-like (The sequence of the model RefSeq protein was modified relative to this genomic sequence to represent the inferred CDS: inserted 1 base in 1 codon); this encodes MTTVVEVREYDPSKDXATVEDVERRCEVGPTGKLSLFTDLLGDPICRVRHSPSYLMLVAEIATEDKKELVGMIRGCIKTVTCGSKTLDVTTKPLYTKLAYVLGLRVSPTHRRLGIGFQLVKEIEKWFNQNGAEYSYIATENDNHASVNLFTGKCGYTKFRTPSILVNPVYAHRVNISNQVTVLRLDPSDAESLYRLHFSTTEFFPRDIDSVLNNKLSLGTFIAVPRDSCYGSGFGSWPGSAKFLEYPPDSWAVLSVWNCKDSFKLEVRGASRLRRVLAKTTRVVDKTLPFLKIPSIPAIFQPFGLHFMYGIGGEGPCVEKMVKALCGHAHNLAKEGGCGVVAAELAVGEPVRRGIPHWKVLSCDEDLWCIKRLGEDYSDGSVGDWTKSPPGNSIFVDPREF